A genome region from Clostridium pasteurianum includes the following:
- a CDS encoding TetR/AcrR family transcriptional regulator → MRSTKGEQAKQCLIEIASKLFLKNGYSNTGINEILQEANMSKGSFYFYFSSKKELGIEVAKYYGKTLLINWLGPLSNNPWEIFVNKMVSDIKSSVSEGNYFGCPIAVLGLEVAFIEDNLSEAYATAVTKLINIFSKSLQVSGLAKDKAGIIARKAFALYEGHILYYRICKDESAFDCILNDLLSLV, encoded by the coding sequence ATGAGATCAACTAAAGGTGAACAAGCAAAGCAGTGCTTAATAGAAATAGCTTCAAAATTATTTTTAAAAAATGGATACTCGAATACAGGAATAAATGAGATATTGCAAGAAGCTAATATGTCAAAGGGCTCATTTTATTTTTATTTTTCGAGTAAGAAAGAGCTTGGAATTGAAGTAGCAAAGTATTACGGAAAAACTCTATTAATTAATTGGTTAGGGCCTCTATCAAATAATCCTTGGGAAATATTTGTGAATAAAATGGTATCTGATATAAAAAGCTCTGTATCGGAAGGTAACTATTTTGGATGTCCAATAGCTGTATTAGGTTTAGAAGTAGCATTTATTGAAGATAATCTTTCAGAAGCATATGCAACCGCAGTTACAAAACTAATTAATATTTTTTCAAAGTCTCTACAAGTATCAGGATTAGCAAAAGATAAAGCTGGTATTATTGCTAGAAAAGCATTTGCTCTTTATGAAGGACACATACTTTATTATAGAATATGTAAAGATGAAAGTGCCTTTGACTGTATTCTTAATGATTTATTATCATTAGTATAA
- the rlmD gene encoding 23S rRNA (uracil(1939)-C(5))-methyltransferase RlmD: MDKVIPVEKNKDYEIYIDSFGNMGEGIGKINNFTVFVKGAVKGEKAKIKIVKVSKNFAFGKLLEVIEKSDKRCEPICSIYKNCGGCQLQHISYSDQLQFKKHKVIDCLQRIGKIDINSITVHDTIGMENPYYYRNKVQLPVGEVNGKVKIGFYRERSHEIIEVDKCFIQDEAANQIMCVIKKWIEEFNITGYNESLGKGTLRHIMIRKAFKTGDIMIVLVTNEKNLPHKEELIHSLTTEIKGIMGIIQNINNKKTNVVLGKKEITLWGKNTIQDYIGEFKFNISPKSFFQVNPVQTEKLYSTAMKYAGLTGKEIVFDAYCGTGTISLFLSQNAKKVYGVEIIPEAIENAKINAKQNSVTNAEFIVGKSEEEIPKLIEEGIKPEVVVVDPPRKGCEKSLLYSIAEASPRTIVYVSCDPATLARDLAVLQKEGYEVVEVQPVDMFPMTGHVESCVLVKKVEK, translated from the coding sequence ATGGATAAGGTTATTCCTGTAGAGAAAAATAAAGATTATGAAATTTATATAGATAGTTTTGGAAATATGGGTGAAGGTATTGGAAAGATAAATAACTTTACGGTATTTGTAAAAGGGGCGGTAAAGGGTGAGAAGGCAAAGATAAAAATTGTTAAGGTAAGTAAAAATTTTGCTTTTGGAAAACTGCTAGAGGTAATTGAAAAATCAGATAAAAGATGTGAGCCAATATGTTCAATTTATAAAAACTGCGGAGGATGTCAGCTTCAACATATATCATACAGTGATCAGCTCCAATTTAAAAAGCATAAGGTTATAGACTGTCTTCAGAGAATAGGAAAAATTGATATAAATTCAATAACAGTACATGACACAATAGGAATGGAAAATCCATATTATTATAGGAATAAAGTTCAGCTGCCTGTTGGCGAGGTAAATGGAAAAGTGAAAATTGGATTTTATAGAGAGAGAAGTCATGAAATAATAGAGGTAGATAAATGTTTTATACAAGATGAGGCTGCAAATCAAATAATGTGTGTAATAAAAAAGTGGATTGAGGAATTTAATATAACTGGATACAATGAATCACTTGGCAAAGGCACATTAAGGCACATTATGATAAGGAAAGCTTTTAAAACAGGAGATATAATGATAGTTTTAGTAACTAACGAAAAAAATCTTCCACATAAAGAAGAACTTATCCACAGTTTAACCACAGAAATTAAGGGGATAATGGGGATAATTCAAAATATAAATAACAAAAAAACCAATGTGGTGCTTGGAAAAAAGGAAATAACACTCTGGGGCAAAAATACCATACAGGATTATATAGGCGAATTTAAGTTTAACATTTCTCCAAAATCATTTTTTCAAGTGAATCCAGTACAAACTGAAAAGCTTTATTCTACTGCTATGAAATATGCAGGTCTTACAGGGAAAGAGATAGTATTTGATGCTTATTGCGGAACGGGAACAATTTCTCTTTTCTTATCGCAAAATGCCAAAAAGGTTTATGGTGTTGAAATAATACCAGAGGCCATTGAAAATGCCAAAATAAATGCAAAGCAAAATAGTGTAACAAATGCGGAATTCATAGTTGGAAAGTCTGAAGAGGAGATACCAAAACTCATAGAAGAGGGCATAAAGCCAGAAGTTGTTGTAGTAGACCCGCCAAGAAAGGGCTGCGAAAAGTCTCTTCTATACTCTATTGCAGAGGCTTCACCACGAACTATAGTTTATGTTTCTTGTGATCCGGCAACCTTAGCACGTGATTTGGCTGTACTTCAAAAAGAAGGATATGAAGTAGTAGAAGTTCAGCCTGTGGATATGTTCCCGATGACTGGGCATGTGGAGAGCTGTGTGTTAGTAAAAAAAGTTGAAAAATAA
- a CDS encoding Cof-type HAD-IIB family hydrolase: protein MIKLIATDMDGTLLKSNGEVPHEFPKVLNNLIGKKIMFCIASGRQYFTLKDNMSKFSNKVIFIAENGAFIVKNGKELFSRTLDKNMMTEIIEDIKKIPDCFPILCGKKSAYVLDRNPDFIGEVNKYYHKNTIVDNFEDIDDEFFKIAVCDFRGSANNCSPILSSKWGESFQLVVSGDIWLDIGRNDVNKGMAIKFLQNKFKINKTETMAFGDYYNDVSMLKSVYHSYVMDNAPDGVKKHGRFIAKSNDEAGVLQVIKNNVLAVQ from the coding sequence ATGATAAAGTTAATTGCCACAGATATGGATGGCACATTACTTAAAAGTAATGGAGAGGTTCCCCATGAATTCCCCAAGGTTTTAAATAATTTAATTGGTAAGAAAATCATGTTTTGTATTGCAAGCGGACGTCAGTATTTTACCCTAAAAGATAATATGAGTAAGTTTTCAAATAAAGTTATTTTTATCGCTGAAAATGGTGCCTTTATAGTTAAAAACGGAAAAGAATTATTTTCAAGAACACTAGATAAAAATATGATGACAGAAATTATAGAAGATATAAAAAAGATCCCCGACTGTTTTCCAATTTTATGTGGCAAAAAAAGTGCCTATGTACTAGACAGAAATCCTGATTTTATAGGTGAAGTAAACAAATATTATCATAAAAACACTATAGTAGACAATTTTGAAGACATCGATGATGAATTTTTCAAAATAGCTGTATGCGATTTTAGAGGCTCTGCTAATAATTGCAGCCCAATTTTATCTTCAAAATGGGGTGAATCATTTCAGCTTGTTGTTTCTGGAGACATATGGCTTGATATTGGAAGAAATGATGTAAATAAAGGAATGGCAATAAAATTTCTTCAGAACAAATTTAAAATAAATAAAACTGAAACCATGGCTTTTGGAGATTATTATAATGATGTATCCATGCTAAAAAGTGTGTACCATAGTTATGTAATGGACAATGCTCCTGATGGAGTTAAAAAACATGGCAGATTTATAGCCAAAAGTAATGATGAAGCCGGCGTACTACAGGTTATAAAAAATAACGTACTGGCAGTACAATAA